The following are from one region of the Actinopolyspora halophila DSM 43834 genome:
- a CDS encoding aldehyde dehydrogenase family protein, whose product MTEPSSDPWGYVPALESAEHARLRDEYRLFVGGSFSDGSGEPTTGVNPATAERLAGVPTTTEADVDRAVAAAEEAFHDRWSRLTGTERAKYLFRLGRLLQERTRELAVLETLDSGKPVKQAGDFDLPNAAAYFLYYAGWADKLDYAGFGPAPEPLGVSGQVLAWNFPLLTLACQVAPALACGNTVVVKPAETTPLSALVFAEICEQAGLPAGVVNVITGGAGIGDRLLTHPDVAKPVFTGSTEVGKRIQHRLAGTGKRPTLALGGNGTNIVFADAAQEQAVQGVVDGAFFNQGNVCGAGSRLLVEESIAAEFVERVRDRVRSLRVGDPLDRNTDVGALNSAAELDRITRLVEAGEAEGAEKWTSPCALPGRGYFVAPTVFSGVQQSMRLAGEEIFGPVLSVLTFRTPQEAVGKADNTPYGLTAGVWTEKGSRALWTARQLRTGVVWANAFNGFDPTAPFGGNRESGSARTGGQAGLEAYLDV is encoded by the coding sequence GTGACGGAGCCGAGTTCTGACCCCTGGGGCTACGTCCCCGCCCTCGAATCCGCGGAACACGCCCGGCTGCGGGACGAGTACCGACTGTTCGTCGGTGGCTCGTTCTCCGACGGCTCGGGCGAGCCGACCACCGGTGTGAATCCGGCTACCGCGGAACGACTCGCCGGAGTGCCGACGACAACCGAAGCCGATGTGGACCGGGCCGTCGCCGCCGCGGAGGAGGCCTTCCACGACCGCTGGAGCCGCCTGACTGGCACCGAACGGGCCAAGTACCTGTTCCGCCTGGGCAGGCTGCTCCAGGAACGCACCCGCGAACTCGCGGTGCTGGAAACCCTCGACAGCGGGAAGCCGGTGAAGCAGGCCGGTGATTTCGACCTGCCCAACGCGGCCGCGTACTTCCTGTACTACGCGGGCTGGGCCGACAAACTGGACTACGCGGGTTTCGGCCCCGCTCCGGAACCGCTCGGCGTTTCCGGGCAGGTACTGGCGTGGAACTTCCCGCTGCTGACACTGGCCTGCCAGGTCGCTCCCGCACTGGCCTGCGGGAACACCGTGGTGGTCAAACCGGCCGAAACCACCCCGCTCAGCGCGTTGGTCTTCGCCGAGATCTGCGAACAGGCGGGGCTTCCGGCGGGTGTGGTCAACGTGATCACCGGCGGGGCCGGGATCGGCGACAGGCTGCTCACCCATCCCGACGTGGCCAAACCGGTCTTCACCGGGTCCACCGAGGTCGGCAAGCGGATCCAGCACCGGCTGGCCGGGACGGGCAAGCGCCCCACGCTGGCGCTGGGCGGCAACGGCACGAACATCGTCTTCGCCGACGCGGCCCAGGAGCAGGCCGTTCAGGGCGTGGTCGACGGTGCTTTCTTCAACCAGGGCAACGTCTGCGGAGCCGGGTCGAGACTCCTGGTCGAGGAGTCGATCGCCGCGGAATTCGTGGAGCGGGTGCGGGACCGGGTGCGCAGCCTGCGGGTGGGGGATCCGCTGGACCGCAACACCGATGTGGGGGCCCTCAACTCCGCGGCCGAGCTGGACCGGATCACCAGGCTCGTCGAGGCGGGTGAGGCCGAGGGGGCCGAGAAGTGGACCAGCCCCTGTGCGCTGCCCGGGCGTGGCTACTTCGTCGCGCCCACCGTCTTCTCCGGGGTACAGCAGTCGATGCGCCTGGCCGGGGAGGAGATTTTCGGACCGGTGCTGTCCGTGCTGACGTTCCGCACGCCGCAGGAGGCCGTCGGCAAGGCCGACAACACGCCGTACGGTCTGACGGCCGGGGTGTGGACCGAGAAGGGCTCCCGCGCGCTGTGGACGGCACGTCAGCTGCGCACTGGTGTGGTCTGGGCGAACGCGTTCAACGGATTCGATCCCACGGCCCCGTTCGGCGGTAACCGCGAATCGGGCTCCGCCCGCACGGGCGGACAAGCGGGTCTGGAGGCTTACCTCGATGTCTGA
- a CDS encoding aldehyde dehydrogenase family protein, giving the protein MSEGEQPVSGRERVTVPKTYKLHIGGAFPRSESGRVRAVEDPDGRFLANAAMASRKDLRDAVSAARKGFETWSTTTARNRGQVLFRVAEMLEDRRDQFAAVVADSEGVSREQAEATVDGAVDRIFWYAGWTDKIGTVLGGANQVSGPYTSHSVPEPLGVVGVLAPRRSSLLGLVSVLAPVIAVGNGAVVVVDRERPLPAVTLCEVLATSDVPGGVVNVLTGDAGELAPWLASHADVNALDPTGAPESLRAELERDASGTAKRVFDAPAAEPDWNRDPGLRRMRAFTGLKTVWHPLGA; this is encoded by the coding sequence ATGTCTGAAGGCGAACAACCGGTGAGCGGACGGGAGCGGGTGACGGTGCCCAAAACCTACAAGCTCCACATCGGAGGGGCCTTTCCCAGGTCCGAGTCGGGCCGCGTCCGCGCCGTCGAGGACCCCGACGGCCGCTTCCTCGCGAACGCCGCCATGGCCTCGCGCAAGGATCTGCGCGACGCCGTGTCCGCCGCGCGGAAGGGGTTCGAGACCTGGTCCACGACGACCGCGCGGAATCGTGGCCAGGTGCTGTTCCGCGTCGCCGAGATGCTGGAGGACAGGCGCGATCAGTTCGCCGCCGTGGTCGCGGACTCCGAGGGGGTCTCCCGCGAACAGGCGGAAGCCACTGTGGACGGCGCTGTCGACCGGATCTTCTGGTACGCGGGCTGGACCGACAAGATCGGGACCGTGCTCGGCGGCGCGAACCAGGTGTCCGGGCCCTACACGTCCCATTCCGTGCCGGAGCCCCTCGGAGTGGTCGGCGTGCTCGCTCCCCGGCGCTCCTCGCTGCTCGGGCTGGTCAGCGTGCTCGCTCCGGTGATCGCGGTCGGCAACGGTGCGGTGGTCGTCGTCGATCGCGAGCGACCGCTGCCCGCGGTGACGTTGTGCGAGGTGCTGGCCACCTCCGACGTGCCGGGCGGAGTCGTCAACGTGCTCACCGGTGATGCGGGCGAGCTGGCTCCGTGGTTGGCCTCGCACGCCGATGTGAACGCCCTGGACCCGACCGGGGCGCCGGAATCGCTCCGCGCCGAGCTGGAGCGCGACGCCTCGGGAACGGCGAAACGGGTGTTCGACGCCCCCGCCGCGGAGCCGGACTGGAACCGCGATCCCGGGCTGCGTCGTATGCGCGCGTTCACCGGCCTGAAAACGGTGTGGCACCCCCTCGGGGCGTGA
- a CDS encoding SMI1/KNR4 family protein — translation MNRMDVTLLWTKITVWLAEHAPTTAAELKQAAPAPDLDAYEDEFALNLPKQLREWWSCCGGTEEDTLIDVFPPFYTPYSAAGALRVWSGFRRTWTSKWERPACDYYAGSAGNSFHPAWIPIAGDGFADELVVDLRPGPLRGCVLEWEQEVARVGPPVWPDLATLLADVHRALTEGSSAGYSRAVVTEDGRLDWQVR, via the coding sequence ATGAATCGAATGGATGTCACCCTGCTGTGGACCAAGATCACGGTTTGGCTCGCCGAGCACGCCCCGACGACGGCAGCCGAACTGAAGCAGGCTGCCCCGGCGCCGGATCTGGACGCTTACGAGGACGAATTCGCGCTGAATCTGCCCAAGCAGTTGCGTGAATGGTGGTCCTGCTGCGGCGGAACCGAGGAGGACACGTTGATCGACGTGTTCCCCCCGTTCTACACACCTTACAGCGCCGCGGGGGCTTTGCGGGTCTGGTCCGGTTTCAGGAGAACCTGGACGAGCAAGTGGGAACGCCCCGCCTGCGACTATTACGCGGGCTCGGCGGGCAACAGCTTCCACCCGGCCTGGATCCCGATCGCGGGGGACGGCTTCGCCGACGAGTTGGTGGTCGACCTGCGTCCGGGGCCGCTGCGGGGATGCGTACTGGAATGGGAGCAGGAAGTCGCCCGGGTCGGCCCACCGGTGTGGCCCGACCTGGCCACACTGCTCGCCGATGTTCACCGAGCACTCACCGAGGGGTCCTCGGCCGGGTACAGCCGCGCCGTGGTTACCGAGGACGGAAGACTCGACTGGCAGGTCCGTTGA